A region of the Denitrificimonas caeni genome:
GCTTAAGATCAGAGCCCGACACTTCATAGCCCAGGTTGCGCAATACTTCCGCAATCCCACACATACCGGTACCGCCGATACCAATAAAATGAATGCGGCGAATTCGGCGCATACGGCGCATTTCTGCTGATGTTGGCTGTAATAAATCAACCACGGGCCACCTCCAAACACACAGCGATAACTTGCTGTGTAGCATCGGGCTGCGCCTGTAGTCGCGCTTGTTCGCCCATGGTTTTAATGCGTTGCTTATCCATCAATACCTCTTTTAACAGTGCAGCCAAACGATCTGCATCAGTAGCATGTTGCGGCAACAAGACAGCAGCGCCTTGCTTTGCCAAAAATTCTGCATTGCGGGTTTGGTGATCATCAATGGCATGCGGCAGTGGCACTAAAAATGCTGCCAAACCAGCCGCTGCCAGCTCACTGACAGTTAACGCACCAGCGCGGCAAATAACTAAATCCGCCCAAGCATAAGCACGCGCCATATCACTGATAAAGGGCACCACTTGCGCGACTACAGCAGCCTCTGCATAACGCTCGCGGGTAATTTGATCGTGCTCGCGTCCCGCTTGATGAAAAACCTCTGGGCGTAACTCTTGCGGCAATTGCGCTAAAGCTGCCGGCACTAACTTATTCAGTGGCTCAGCACCTAGGCTGCCACCTAGCACTAACAGGTTCACTGCGCGCTGCTGCAAGTCATTACGCGGTGTTGCTAAAAACAATGACTCACGTACTGGGTTGCCGGTTGTGACACAGTTTTTGCGCTGTTTAAATGTCCCCGGAAAAGCCTCACACACCCGCGTAGCAAACACTGACAAAGCTCGATTGGCTGTTCCCGCCACGGCATTTTGCTCATGAATCACCAGCGGCACTGATGACAACTTCGCTGCCAAACCACCAGGCCCAGTCACATAACCACCGAAGCCTAAAACACATACGGGCTGCAATTGACCCATTAAGCGTTTGGCCTGCCATAGCGCAGCCAGCAGTTTAAAGGGGGCCGTCAATAATGAAGCCACGCCTTTGCCACGCAAACCATCCACTTTTAAGGTGTGTAAGGTAAAGCCCGCTTCAGGCACCAGCTCATTTTCAATGCCGCGCCCAGCTCCCAACCAATGCACTTGATAACCGCGAGCTTTAAATTCTTGCGCACAGGCTAAAGCAGGAAACACGTGACCACCGGTACCGGCCGCCATAATTAAAATATTACCGCGCATCACGCACCCCCTTGGCCATGGCAGCAATTTGCGCCTTACTCATTGAGTTGGCCGACAGCAATTGCGTGCGCCGCTCCCATTCAATCCGTAATAAAATCGCTAAACTCACGCAGCAGACCACTAAGGAGCTACCGCCATAACTGATAAAAGGCAGAGTTAAACCTTTAGTGGGTAACAAACCGGTATTTACCCCAAGATTAATCACCACTTGCGCAATCCACAGCAGGGCCAAGCCATAGGCAACATAGGCTGAGTAGTACTGCTTAGCTTGCTCAGCCCAAGCGCCAATCATTAAGGCGCGCACACTGACAAAGGCAAACAGTAGCAACGTCACTAAAGCGCCAAACATGCCCAACTCTTCTGCTAGCACCGAAAAAACAAAGTCGGTATGCGCCTCTGGTAGGAAAAATTGTTTTTGAATACTGTTCCCCAAGCCCAAACCAAACCACTCGCCACGGCCAAAACCAATCAGCGCCTGGGTGAGCTGGTAACCACTGCCGTATTGATCCTCCCACGGGTTAGTAAAGCTGGTTAGGCGCGCCAAGTGATAGCCTTCAAGACCAACAAACTGCACCAAACCAAAAATCAAAATAGCGAGTAAAGGCAGTGACAGCATTAAGCGCACACCACCTAAATACAGCATGATCACCACAGTGCCCAGCATCACCACCACAGCGCCATAGTCGGGTTCTTTAATCAGGAGTCCGGCCATCAGCAGCGCGAGAAATAATGGCTTGAGTAAACCGCGCAAGCGCTGCTTAACCTCATCTTTGCGGCGTACTAAAAACCCAGCAATGAAAATCACCATAAACAGCTTGGCCAGTTCCGATGGTTGGATATTAAATACCCCCACACCAATCCAGCGCATGGAGCCGTTCACTTCACGGCCAATGCCCGGAATCAACACCAGAATTAACACAAAAAAGGCCAACACCAGCAGCCAGCCGCTATAGCGCTGCCACACTGCCATTGGTACAAATAACGTTAAAGCGCCAGCAGTTAAGGCCACCACGATATAAATCATGTGGCGAATAAAGTAATGGAAAGTATTGCCGGTATTGGTATCGGCAATGGCCGATGACGCCGAGGCAATCATGACCAAACCGATGCCCATCAGTAATGCGCAAGCCACTAATAGCGGGAAATCAATGTCCATTTGATTGTTATGGCGCCAAGGTGACGGCAGCGAAAACGCGTTGCGAATATTCATGGCAACTCCTCAAGCGCTTGCGCAAATTTTTCACCACGCTCTTCAAAGCTTTTGAACATATCCAGACTGGCGCAAGCCGGCGCCAACAAAACGCTATCGCCTGCTTGTGCTAATTGCGCGGCCAACTGCACTGCTGCAGTCAGGCTGCTGACTCGCTCAATCGGCACAGCTGCAGCCAAAGCTTGTGCAACCTGCTCGGCATCACGCCCCAAAACAATCACCGCACGGCAATACTGCGCTACAGGTGCCTGCAGGCTGGAAAAGTCTGCGCCCTTGCCATCGCCACCAGCAATCAATACCAGCTTGCCCGAGCTATCAGCTCCGAGCCCTTCAATGGCCGCTAATGCCGCACCGACATTAGTGGCTTTGGAGTCGTTATACCAATCCACGCCATGCCTAGTGCGCAGCCACTGGCATCGGTGCTCAAGCCCTGCAAACGCCTGCAGCGCCGTCAACATGGCCGCCATGGGCAGTGCCATAGATGCGCCAATGGCCAAAGCGGCCAGAGCATTGGCATAGTTGTGGCTGCCACGAACTTTTAAACGACTCACCGCTAAGAGCAGTTCATTCCCATAAGCTAAATAGGTTTCACCTTGGTGCTCACGTAAGCCAAACTCTCCCGCCGCCGGTTGCGACAGGCCAAAACTAATGACGCTAGTATGCGCTTGCTGAGGCTGCGAGAGCAGATCATCACGGTTTACTACCAGCGCCTGGGCAGCGTTAAACACTCGCTGTTTAGCAGCAATATAATCCTGCAGATCGTCATAGCGATCCATATGATCTTCACTGATGTTTAAACACACAGCGACACGCGCTTGCAGATGAGTGGTGGTTTCCAACTGAAAGCTGGATAACTCCATCACATACACATCCACCGCATCATCCAGCAGGTCAAGCGCTGGTACGCCTAAGTTACCGCCAAT
Encoded here:
- the murG gene encoding undecaprenyldiphospho-muramoylpentapeptide beta-N-acetylglucosaminyltransferase, whose protein sequence is MRGNILIMAAGTGGHVFPALACAQEFKARGYQVHWLGAGRGIENELVPEAGFTLHTLKVDGLRGKGVASLLTAPFKLLAALWQAKRLMGQLQPVCVLGFGGYVTGPGGLAAKLSSVPLVIHEQNAVAGTANRALSVFATRVCEAFPGTFKQRKNCVTTGNPVRESLFLATPRNDLQQRAVNLLVLGGSLGAEPLNKLVPAALAQLPQELRPEVFHQAGREHDQITRERYAEAAVVAQVVPFISDMARAYAWADLVICRAGALTVSELAAAGLAAFLVPLPHAIDDHQTRNAEFLAKQGAAVLLPQHATDADRLAALLKEVLMDKQRIKTMGEQARLQAQPDATQQVIAVCLEVARG
- the ftsW gene encoding putative lipid II flippase FtsW — encoded protein: MNIRNAFSLPSPWRHNNQMDIDFPLLVACALLMGIGLVMIASASSAIADTNTGNTFHYFIRHMIYIVVALTAGALTLFVPMAVWQRYSGWLLVLAFFVLILVLIPGIGREVNGSMRWIGVGVFNIQPSELAKLFMVIFIAGFLVRRKDEVKQRLRGLLKPLFLALLMAGLLIKEPDYGAVVVMLGTVVIMLYLGGVRLMLSLPLLAILIFGLVQFVGLEGYHLARLTSFTNPWEDQYGSGYQLTQALIGFGRGEWFGLGLGNSIQKQFFLPEAHTDFVFSVLAEELGMFGALVTLLLFAFVSVRALMIGAWAEQAKQYYSAYVAYGLALLWIAQVVINLGVNTGLLPTKGLTLPFISYGGSSLVVCCVSLAILLRIEWERRTQLLSANSMSKAQIAAMAKGVRDAR
- the murD gene encoding UDP-N-acetylmuramoyl-L-alanine--D-glutamate ligase, translated to MVQSNRQQAQVVVGLGKSGMSLVRFLARHGQAFAVADSRETPPELSTLQREYPQVSVHCGPLSAAQLSAAQVLYVSPGLALSTPALQAAIAQGVSISGDIDLFAQYARAPIVAITGSNAKSTVTTLVGQMFAAAGLKVAIGGNLGVPALDLLDDAVDVYVMELSSFQLETTTHLQARVAVCLNISEDHMDRYDDLQDYIAAKQRVFNAAQALVVNRDDLLSQPQQAHTSVISFGLSQPAAGEFGLREHQGETYLAYGNELLLAVSRLKVRGSHNYANALAALAIGASMALPMAAMLTALQAFAGLEHRCQWLRTRHGVDWYNDSKATNVGAALAAIEGLGADSSGKLVLIAGGDGKGADFSSLQAPVAQYCRAVIVLGRDAEQVAQALAAAVPIERVSSLTAAVQLAAQLAQAGDSVLLAPACASLDMFKSFEERGEKFAQALEELP